Proteins encoded together in one Osmerus eperlanus chromosome 20, fOsmEpe2.1, whole genome shotgun sequence window:
- the fabp4a gene encoding fatty acid binding protein 4a, whose amino-acid sequence MVEKFIGTWKMISSENFDDYMKAIGVGFATRQVGNRTKPNLILSIEDQGVICMKSQSTFKTTEIKFKLNEPFEETTADDRKTTTVMTIEDGKLVQKQSWDGKETNIEREVTDGKLIAKCCMGDVVAVRTYVKEA is encoded by the exons ATGGTTGAGAAGTTTATTGGGACTTGGAAAATGATTTCCAGCGAGAACTTCGATGATTACATGAAGGCTATAG GTGTTGGATTTGCCACCCGACAGGTGGGAAATCGGACCAAGCCCAATCTGATTTTGAGCATAGAAGACCAAGGTGTTATTTGTATGAAGTCCCAGAGCACCTTCAAAACGACTGAGATTAAATTCAAACTCAACGAGCCATTCGAGGAGACTACTGCGGACGACAGAAAAACAACG ACTGTTATGACTATTGAAGATGGCAAACTTGTGCAAAAACAAAGCTGGGATGGCAAAGAGACTAACATTGAGAGGGAGGTGACAGATGGAAAATTGATAGCG aAATGCTGCATGGGAGATGTGGTGGCAGTGAGGACATATGTGAAGGAGGCATGA
- the mrpl53 gene encoding 39S ribosomal protein L53, mitochondrial, with product MAASSRSAVVLKAIKSIVVQFCPFESNVRSTREFLVRVGSEKARMTNMNCEVTTKVKHDKSEPLVDITFTDGEKLVLKGAGLTCKEMITALQSRCIAKDPQARAGAKK from the exons ATGGCAGCTTCCAGTCGGTCAGCCGTTGTACTAAAAGCCATTAAGAGTATAGTTGTACAGTTTTGTCCCTTTGAGTCTAATGTTCGTTCAACACG GGAGTTTCTGGTCAGGGTGGGATCGGAAAAGGCCAGAATGACCAACATGAACTGTGAGGTGACCACAAAAGTGAAACATGACAAGTCTGAACCTTTGGTGGACATCACATTCA CGGATGGGGAGAAGTTGGTGCTGAAGGGAGCTGGACTGACCTGCAAGGAGATGATTACAGCACTGCAGTCACGCTGCATAGCCAAGGACCCTCAGGCCAGAGCTGGAGCGAAGAAATAG